One Scomber scombrus chromosome 1, fScoSco1.1, whole genome shotgun sequence DNA segment encodes these proteins:
- the mex3b gene encoding RNA-binding protein MEX3B, producing MPSSLFADSSVQGDALDDQRALQIALDQLSLLGLDNDENPLYDNQEPRKKSVNMTECVPVPSSEHVAEIVGRQGCKIKALRAKTNTYIKTPVRGEEPVFVVTGRREDVAMARREIISAAEHFSMIRASRNKNTSVNGSGTPVPGPPNLPGQTTIQVRVPYRVVGLVVGPKGATIKRIQQQTHTYIVTPSRDKEPVFEVTGMPENVDRAREEIEAHIAMRTGGLIEVQDENDFHANGTDVGFDLHGHPTLWSKPSAGMTPTSVRKPFSNYRNDSSSSLGSASTDSYFGNNGSRMADYSPPSPALSYTTNNNGNNNNNNINVNTNGNGFVYGSEVISPDCTDLNFDSSPGFDPTPAPPGLLWSQYESHMTPSSTGGSSPTSTSAMFPNNSTNANGIVVSQRRVNGCTPQPRLSPPLQSHSGSPAEHPLARRVRSDPGGGPLSYPGYSNTIASLPGPHLSGVPCDSSASSSSSSSSSSTSSGTSRKGSRDCSVCFESEVIAALVPCGHNLFCMECANRICERSEPKCPVCHTGVTQAIRIFS from the exons ATGCCCAGCTCGCTCTTCGCCGACAGCAGCGTCCAGGGAGATGCACTGGACGACCAGAGAGCCCTGCAGATCGCCCTGGATCAGCTCTCTCTGCTCGGCTTGGACAACGACGAGAACCCGCTGTACGACAACCAGGAGCCCCGGAAAAAGAGCGTCAACATGACCGAGTGCGTCCCGGTTCCCAGCTCCGAGCATGTGGCTGAGATCGTGGGCAGACaag GTTGCAAGATCAAAGCGCTGCGAGCAAAGACCAACACCTACATCAAGACTCCGGTTCGAGGTGAGGAGCCTGTGTTTGTGGTGACGGGCAGGCGGGAGGACGTGGCCATGGCCAGGAGGGAGATCATCTCTGCCGCAGAGCACTTCTCCATGATCCGAGCCTCCAGGAACAAAAACACCAGCGTGAATGGGAGCGGCACCCCGGTCCCCGGACCCCCTAACCTGCCAGGACAGACCACCATCCAGGTGCGGGTGCCTTATCGTGTGGTGGGTTTGGTCGTAGGTCCCAAGGGCGCCACTATCAAGCGCATCCAGCAGCAGACCCACACCTACATCGTCACGCCCAGCCGAGACAAGGAGCCGGTGTTCGAAGTGACGGGGATGCCGGAGAACGTGGACCGGGCCCGCGAAGAGATCGAAGCCCACATCGCCATGAGGACGGGAGGACTTATCGAGGTCCAGGATGAAAATGACTTCCACGCAAACGGGACGGATGTGGGTTTTGATCTGCATGGGCACCCCACCCTGTGGTCTAAGCCCAGCGCCGGGATGACCCCCACCTCGGTCCGCAAACCCTTCTCCAACTACCGCAACGACTCGTCCTCCTCCCTGGGCAGCGCCTCCACAGACTCCTACTTTGGCAACAACGGTTCACGCATGGCCGACTACAGCCCCCCCAGCCCGGCGCTCAGCtacaccaccaacaacaacggcaacaacaataacaacaacatcaacGTCAACACCAACGGCAACGGGTTTGTTTACGGAAGTGAGGTGATCTCTCCTGACTGCACTGATCTGAATTTTGACTCCTCGCCAGGGTTTGACCCCACGCCGGCCCCGCCGGGCCTCCTGTGGTCCCAGTACGAAAGTCACATGACCCCCTCCTCCACCGGAGGCAGCTCCCCCACCTCCACATCAGCCATGTTCCCCAACAACTCCACTAATGCCAACGGGATAGTGGTGAGTCAGAGAAGAGTTAATGGTTGCACACCTCAGCCCAGACTGTCACCTCCCCTCCAAAGCCACAGCGGAAGCCCAGCAGAGCACCCGTTAGCCCGGAGGGTGCGCAGCGACCCGGGCGGAGGCCCGCTCAGTTACCCCGGTTACTCCAACACCATCGCCTCCCTGCCAGGCCCTCACCTTTCCGGGGTACCGTGCGATTCCTCggcctcgtcctcctcctcctcttcctcctcctccacctcctccggCACCAGCCGAAAAGGAAGTCGCGACTGTTCGGTGTGCTTCGAGAGCGAGGTCATCGCGGCCCTGGTCCCCTGTGGGCACAACCTCTTCTGTATGGAATGTGCCAATCGTATCTGTGAGAGAAGTGAGCCCAAATGCCCTGTCTGCCACACCGGCGTCACTCAGGCTATACGTATATTTTCATAA